From the genome of Plasmodium malariae genome assembly, chromosome: 9, one region includes:
- the PmUG01_09056200 gene encoding conserved Plasmodium protein, unknown function: MDELHNISLGKAYKNLNRTQNRSKEKSFFEDVNGRILHNNDTNEIIYKEINNVYVENINKNSEETNIKSISTNLKNVEMVEKSEETCKPLYINKSDKLTSDNAKKKFLFNRTKDETSCSSYGEGKSNNNDHDNDNVNIEYKIIKKNVSCAMNSTGYENINNKCNGKGNSTNPKLGVGNKSSEYQEEKQSQGQQKDHAPCNELENGDDTSNKNDSKIGKKMKYSKKNKKNSTNEIIKETTLMSVNNNKNLIMNSNMPTAHDVKLNDDNLKTSANKIINRGKLYSKKHKSKVNEKIIEEKLGVEKEENCLNQIINEEGKYKNKKNKRKKFTENVKNKYDVDQYENINRKKKKKNHNSLDDENVENAQKSSNKVNDKKVCTKNKKYNDNLVPKNGCETNKNGSSGRSYYETRSKEQVLKDDKKMNEVDNMNNKLKGEEMVMKKKNLYKKKDSASSRELPGNKNISIITNENDDGHVKKKYARLLKNLKTNLSSKVIEQEGEKRIKTWGDKITLQQKINYFIKNKIATRTEYKYGKKPNTLSICNQFNLYNHLTMLNDFNRLHYYRAAMRWTGHKDLCESYNNAMLSQENSNRNSYYVNSMSYTSKMKNSTKMNNRNCGENTVSVVNKENINNIGKTINIPSIREHSSSNVNSVNKINEPCIFFESNKECYVYNKNIIEIGTGPLSLLSINAILNGAKHVDALEVNKDASDMAKKLIEGYNLEDFIKIINCYSKLYVYREEDSQKRLKKRHSFYNFFDYDIDEQYSNNFNYDLIISEVIGDFASQEGVADIYLDLHKKIFSYRKYQEYLNNWGVYNGNNNGKNCGSNNMLVMDNLVKSKNNEKCGNNERVKISENNEKSLKMGKKISYREFAADEELYNTEEFYSMNIKSIPYSVTTYYCPVKFPHSDNIIYKSDNYPERTIISPQNKLLQSVMLEWSNLTLTEEENESSNFGKLEYLYLEQNVINQVIQKRSRIFKIQKNGPFCGFLITIDVEIRKGEHFGTKYGTCDSWYTNIVLLKDEINVEKSDLIINKTYANLLNYSENVIDRKTVLVSRPSYIFYGYILRLIKSSYSSSSSDTDTTNYNYDKKFSGTNDFSNIDNYIYLDDSTILLLDQMSFHEQMLSLDVNKHNDKKVLINNSLNLNNLECCPDNDIKIKKSDFTGDRSKMLYEKIRNSNEGQSKFDGKSLEEDCSEYANYDQNSLRSSCISRYVYSDVEADVHGNSYIREKKVETKLSNGTSKNENELINSRGTNKKLSNKLDYCKDKELEKNNNASTINKQRKKSKNTRGDKIDSVKLENNNSSNNINKNLGNVLKKKKKRSFVNEKKKKETQKSENKNKNMSSKSREEYENDISDITNNYNLNSKFYYENLKDKIIVYKNMKYKMLSFYEPVIIDYDEQATVIYKKDDIYNRKENNVNKFVNNVYQ; encoded by the coding sequence ATGGATgaattacataatataagtCTGGGAAaggcatataaaaatttaaatcgCACACAAAATAgatcaaaagaaaaaagtttCTTTGAGGATGTAAATGGGAGAATACTGCATAATAATGAtacaaatgaaataatatataaagaaataaataatgtttatgttgaaaatattaataagaataGTGAGGAAACGAATATTAAAAGCATAAGCACAAATTTAAAGAATGTTGAAATGGTTGAAAAATCTGAAGAAACATGCAAacctttatatattaataaatcgGATAAATTGACATCAgataatgcaaaaaaaaaatttttatttaatagaaCTAAAGATGAAACAAGTTGCTCTAGTTATGGTGAGGGAAAaagcaataataatgatCATGATAATGACAATGTCaatatagaatataaaataataaaaaaaaatgtaagttGTGCCATGAATAGTACAggttatgaaaatattaataataaatgtaatggAAAAGGAAACTCTACAAATCCTAAATTAGGTGTTGGTAATAAGTCAAGCGAATATCAGGAAGAAAAACAGTCACAAGGACAACAAAAGGATCACGCACCTTGTAATGAATTGGAGAATGGTGATGATACCtcaaataaaaatgacaGTAAGATAggaaagaaaatgaaatattccaagaaaaataagaaaaattcaacaaatgaaattataaaagagaCAACTCTTATGTCAgttaataacaataaaaatttaataatgaaCAGCAATATGCCAACGGCGCAtgatgtaaaattaaatgatgataatttaaaaacaaGTGCGAACAAGATAATTAATAGGGGAAAATTATATAGCAAAAAGCATAAGAGTAAAGTAAATGAAAAGATAATTGAGGAAAAGTTAGGAgttgaaaaagaagaaaattgtTTGAACCAAATAATTAATGAAGaaggtaaatataaaaataagaaaaacaagagaaaaaaatttactgaaaatgttaaaaataaatatgacgTCGATCAATACGAAAATAtaaacaggaaaaaaaaaaaaaaaaatcataattcCCTGGATGATGAAAATGTGGAGAATGCGCAAAAAAGTAGTAACAAAGTAAATGACAAAAAAGTgtgtacaaaaaataaaaagtacaaTGATAATCTTGTTCCAAAAAATGGATGtgaaacaaacaaaaatggAAGTAGTGGGAGAAGTTATTATGAAACACGTTCAAAAGAGCAAGTGCTAAaggatgataaaaaaatgaacgaggttgataatatgaataataaattaaaagggGAAGAAATGgtgatgaaaaagaaaaatttatataagaaaaaggaTAGCGCTAGCTCAAGGGAATTGCCTGgtaataagaatatatcaataataactaatgaaaatgatgatGGTCatgtaaagaaaaagtaCGCAagacttttaaaaaatttgaaaactAATTTATCAAGTAAAGTTATAGAACAAGAAGgcgaaaaaagaattaagaCTTGGGGAGATAAAATAACTTTAcagcaaaaaattaattattttataaagaataaaattgcTACAAGAACGGAATACAAATATGGGAAGAAACCAAACACTTTATCCATATGTAatcaatttaatttatataatcatttaaCAATGTTAAATGATTTTAACAGATTGCACTATTATAGAGCGGCGATGAGATGGACAGGACACAAAGATTTATGCGAATCGTATAATAATGCCATGTTGAGTCAAGAAAATAGTAATAGGAATTCTTACTATGTTAACAGCATGAGTTATACATCAAAAATGAAGAACTCAACAAAAATGAACAACAGAAACTGTGGAGAAAATACGGTTAGCGTAGTTAACAAGGAAAACATAAACAATATAGGTAAAACGATAAATATACCAAGTATCAGAGAACATAGCTCAAGTAATGTAAACAGtgttaacaaaataaatgaaccatgtattttttttgaaagtaATAAGGaatgttatgtatataataaaaacataattgaAATAGGAACAGGACCATTATCCTTGTTGTCTATTAATGCTATTTTAAATGGTGCTAAACACGTAGATGCTTTGGAAGTTAATAAGGATGCTTCTGATATGgctaaaaaattaatagagGGGTATAATTTAGaagattttattaaaattataaattgttattctaagttgtatgtatatagaGAGGAAGACAGTCAAAAACGGTTAAAAAAGAGgcattctttttataatttttttgattatgATATTGATGAACAATAcagtaataattttaattacgATTTAATAATAAGTGAAGTAATCGGTGATTTTGCTTCTCAGGAGGGAGTAGCGGATATATATTTggatttacataaaaaaatattttcttacaGAAAATATCAGgaatatttgaataattgGGGTGTATATAATGGGAATAATAACGGAAAAAACTGCGGAAGTAACAACATGTTAGTAATGGACAATCTGGTGAAATCgaaaaataacgaaaaatgTGGAAATAATGAGAGGGTAAAAATAAgcgaaaataatgaaaagagCCTTAAAATGGGGAAAAAGATCTCTTATAGAGAATTTGCAGCTGACGAAGAATTATACAATACGGAAGAATTTTACAGTatgaatattaaaagtattcCATATAGTGTTACAACATATTATTGCCCAGTAAAATTTCCGCATTCtgataacataatatataagagtGATAACTATCCTGAGAGAACAATTATTAGTccacaaaataaattattgcaATCTGTTATGTTAGAATGGTCTAATTTGACGTTAACTGAAGAAGAGAATGAAAGTAGCAATTTCGGTAAATtggaatatttatatttagaacaaaatgtaattaatcaagttatacaaaaaagaagTCGTATATTTAAGATTCAAAAGAATGGTCCATTTTGCGGTTTTTTAATAACTATTGATGTTGAAATTCGTAAGGGGGAGCATTTTGGCACGAAATATGGGACTTGTGATAGTTGGTATACAAAtatagttttattaaaagatGAAATAAATGTTGAAAAAAGcgatttaataattaataaaacttatgccaatttattaaattatagtGAAAATGTTATTGACAGAAAAACAGTTTTAGTGTCAAGACCatcatatatcttttatgGTTATATTTTAAGATTAATTAAAAGTAGTTATTCTTCAAGTTCTTCAGATACTGATACAACTAATTATAactatgataaaaaatttagtgGAACAAAtgatttttctaatatagataattatatatatttagatgaCTCAAcgattttattattagatcAAATGAGTTTTCATGAACAAATGTTATCATTAGATGTAAATAAACACAATGATAAAAAGGttcttataaataattcGCTTAATCTAAATAATTTAGAATGTTGTCCTGATAATGATATTAAGATAAAGAAGAGTGATTTCACGGGAGATAGAtcaaaaatgttatatgaaaaaattagaaacaGCAATGAAGGGCAATCCAAATTTGATGGTAAATCGTTAGAGGAAGATTGCAGTGAATATGCTAATTATGATCAGAACTCATTACGCAGTAGCTGTATTAGCAGATATGTATATTCTGATGTAGAAGCAGATGTACATGGAAACAGTTAtattagagaaaaaaaagttgaaACAAAATTGAGTAATGGAACATCAAAGAAcgaaaatgaattaataaatagtAGAGGTACAAATAAGAAATTAAGTAACAAACTGGATTATTGCAAAGATAAAGAgttggaaaaaaataataatgccTCCACCATAAACAagcaaaggaaaaaaagtaaaaatacaaGAGGGGATAAAATAGATTCAGTAAAacttgaaaataataatagtagtaataacataaataaaaacttagggaatgtattaaaaaaaaaaaaaaaaagaagttttgtgaatgagaaaaaaaagaaagaaacgcaaaaaagtgaaaataaaaataagaacatGTCCTCCAAAAGTAGGGAAGAATACGAAAATGATATATCAGATATtactaataattataatttaaattcgaaattttattatgaaaacttaaaagataaaattatagtttataaaaacatgaaGTATAAAATGTTGTCTTTTTATGAACCTGTAATTATTGATTACGACGAACAAGCAAcggttatatataaaaaagatgatatatataatagaaaagaaaacaatgtgaataaatttgtaaataacGTATACCAATAA